One Thermococcus eurythermalis DNA segment encodes these proteins:
- the hypA gene encoding hydrogenase nickel incorporation protein HypA has protein sequence MHEWALADAIVRTVLDYAQKEGAQRVKAVKVVLGELQDVAEDIVKFAMEQMFAGTIAEGAEIIFEEEEAVFKCRNCGHTWKLKEVKDRFDERIKEDIHFIPEVVHAFLACPKCGSHDFEVVQGRGVYVAGIMIEKEGGV, from the coding sequence ATGCACGAGTGGGCTCTCGCTGATGCCATAGTCAGGACAGTCCTCGACTACGCCCAGAAGGAGGGCGCTCAGAGGGTAAAGGCCGTTAAGGTCGTTCTCGGCGAGCTCCAGGACGTTGCCGAGGACATAGTGAAGTTCGCGATGGAGCAGATGTTCGCCGGAACGATTGCAGAGGGCGCTGAGATAATCTTCGAGGAGGAAGAGGCAGTCTTCAAGTGCCGCAACTGCGGGCACACCTGGAAGCTCAAGGAGGTCAAGGACCGCTTTGACGAGCGCATAAAGGAGGACATCCACTTCATTCCTGAGGTCGTTCACGCGTTTCTGGCATGCCCGAAGTGCGGGAGCCACGACTTTGAGGTCGTCCAGGGAAGGGGCGTTTACGTCGCGGGGATTATGATTGAGAAGGAGGGAGGGGTATGA
- a CDS encoding Mrp/NBP35 family ATP-binding protein — protein MIDPREIAISARLENVKRIIPVVSGKGGVGKSLVSTTLALALAEKGYRVGLLDLDFHGASDHVILGFEPKEFPEEDRGVVPPTVHGIKFMSIAYYTENRPTPLRGKEISDALIELLTITRWDELDYLVIDMPPGLGDQLLDVLRFLRRGEFLVVATPSKLALNVVEKLIQLLLEEKHKVLGLVENMILRSEQMDEEEDVRKLAERYGVPYLISIPFYPGLDAKIGNVEELMKTEFAEKIRELAEKL, from the coding sequence ATGATTGACCCGCGCGAGATTGCTATAAGCGCAAGGCTTGAGAATGTCAAGAGGATAATCCCCGTCGTCAGCGGAAAGGGAGGAGTTGGAAAATCGCTCGTCTCGACGACCCTCGCACTGGCCCTGGCCGAGAAGGGTTATAGGGTCGGCCTGCTCGACCTCGACTTTCACGGGGCAAGTGACCACGTGATTCTCGGCTTCGAGCCGAAGGAGTTCCCGGAGGAGGACAGGGGAGTAGTTCCGCCTACCGTTCACGGGATAAAGTTCATGAGCATCGCCTACTACACCGAGAACAGACCCACACCGCTCCGCGGGAAGGAAATCAGCGACGCCCTCATCGAGCTCCTGACGATAACGCGCTGGGACGAGCTTGACTACCTCGTCATCGATATGCCACCGGGACTCGGCGACCAGCTGTTAGATGTCCTCCGCTTCCTCAGGAGGGGGGAGTTCTTGGTCGTTGCAACTCCGTCAAAGCTCGCCCTCAACGTCGTGGAAAAGCTCATCCAGCTCCTTCTTGAGGAGAAGCACAAAGTCCTCGGCCTCGTCGAGAACATGATTCTCCGTTCGGAGCAAATGGACGAAGAAGAGGACGTTAGGAAGCTGGCCGAGCGCTACGGCGTGCCCTACCTCATCAGCATACCGTTCTATCCGGGCCTCGACGCGAAGATTGGCAACGTCGAGGAGCTCATGAAGACAGAGTTCGCCGAAAAGATCAGGGAGCTTGCTGAGAAGCTGTGA
- a CDS encoding UPF0175 family protein, producing the protein MEGVTSTTLREFLGPKPERELLLLAAIELYREGRLSLGKAAEFAGLNLREFLYELRKRDVPINYTMKEAEADIKTIEGLE; encoded by the coding sequence ATGGAGGGTGTAACCTCTACCACGCTTCGCGAGTTCCTCGGCCCGAAACCTGAGCGGGAGCTTCTTCTGCTCGCGGCCATAGAACTGTACCGCGAGGGTAGGCTAAGCCTCGGGAAGGCCGCGGAATTCGCGGGCCTGAACCTAAGGGAATTCCTCTACGAGCTGAGAAAGAGGGACGTCCCAATAAACTACACGATGAAAGAGGCAGAAGCAGATATAAAGACCATAGAGGGTCTGGAATGA